Genomic window (Cellulosilyticum lentocellum DSM 5427):
ATGCTATGCCTAATGTTATCTTCTGGAATGTCAACTCTAGAAATGATGTGTTTCAGGTTACTTCAAACTATAAAGGCGTCCAAATGGCTAGTGGTCAGTCTCCATCCGTCTTCAAGTCAATCTTAGCCAACATTGGTAAGACCCCTTATGATGCAATGCTATCTGTGTTAAATGATCCTATGTATGACTTAATTACTGTCTAAATTACCTTTCTAAGGCATTACACTAGTAATATAAAAAGGCGATACTAGCATTAATTTGTTAGTATCGCCCTTTATGTATTTTTATGATAAATCTATCTCAATAGCTTTCTTTCATTTCATACACTATTAGTTTTTAAATTCTTGCTAGTTGTTTGATAGAGGTGAATGGTCCCTTTAGATTAGCCATTTGTACAACCTTTGCTAATTGAGTAGCTGGTATATCTTTTTTATTTTCTATCCAATATCTTATCAATCCTAGTTGTGCACTTGCAATGTATTCCAGCAAATATCTTTGTTCTATAGATAACTGATTTTCCTCTATTCCTAACTTATCTAATGCTACTCGTTTACCACATTCTTTAATTTTCCTTTGTAATGTAACATCTGGCTTTTTTGCAATAAATAGTGTCATCATCTCCTCATGATTTTCAAACAATTGATTCATTATTATACATATTTCTTCTAAGTTTCCATTCATAA
Coding sequences:
- a CDS encoding TetR/AcrR family transcriptional regulator, giving the protein MEKKGIEKITIGEITREAKIYRGTFYYYYQDIYDLLAKVQEQIFEEVIGIISRMIEGFMNGNLEEICIIMNQLFENHEEMMTLFIAKKPDVTLQRKIKECGKRVALDKLGIEENQLSIEQRYLLEYIASAQLGLIRYWIENKKDIPATQLAKVVQMANLKGPFTSIKQLARI